ATGTCGACGTCGAGGCGAGCGGCCGCGGAGTCGATTGCCCGAACGGTGTAGGTGCGGAACGCGGGTCGCTCGTCATCCGGGAGCGCACGCCAGCGGGCGTACCAGTCGCCAGTCAGAATCGCCGCGTCGTCGCCCTGACCCAGGTCAGGCAGGGCGCCGTCACCGGGGAACACAATCTTGATGCGTTGGTCGAGCCCCGTTGTACCGAAAACCTCGAAGTCATCCCCTGTGAAGCTCACCCGCACGAGATGACGCCCGATCGGAAGCACGCGCGAAACGCGCGCGGAAAAGGGGCGATAAGCCGGGTAGTTCAGGGATGCTTGGCGGTGGTCGAGCGCGTGACCATCCCGCATGGGTGAGGTAAGCATTACCTAAGTATGCCCTGCAGTGCCCCCGTACTGTCCAGTCCCACCCAGCGGGTAGCGTCTGGGAGTTGGCTCCACGAAAACCGCGGGCCAGGCGGGGCCCCGACTACGCTGGGCAGGTGTTTTCGGCCGACCGATCCGGCCGAGGAAGAGACGGAGGACACCATGCGCGGCAAGATCCTGTTCGCCACCGGCCTCGCCGTCGGCTACGTGCTCGGCACTCGAGCTGGTCGCGAACGCTACGAGCAGATCAAGAAGGCCTGCGACCGCTTCTGGGGCGACCCGCGCGTTCAGCGCCAGGTCGACAGGGTTGACGGCTACGTACGCGCGAAGGCCCCCGAAGTGGCGGAATTCGTCGCCGATGGCGCCAAGAAGGTCGTCACGACCGTCATGAACAAGACGGAGTCGGCATCCTCGTCGGGCGCTGCCGCCAAAAAGTCGACGGGGTCGGCCTCGACGAGCACGAAGAACTCGTCGTCGACGCGCAAGACGCCGGCGAAGCGCTCGACGACGTCGAAGAGCTCGGGTTCGCGCTCGAGCTCGTCGTAACCCGGGGGTCTCGACATGACGGATCCGTTGTCGACACCGCCTGTGCCGCCCCGTGAAGCCCGGCGCTCGATCGGCGCGCTGCTTGCCGACCTGCCCCGCATCGTGACCGAGCTCATCCAGGCCGAGATTGCGTCGCTCAAGGCCGAGGTCTCGAGCAAGCTGAAGTCGGCCGGCATCGGCGCAGGGTTGCTCGTCGGCGCAGGCGTCTTCGCGTTCTTCGCCACACTCGTGCTTCTGGCCGCCGCCGTGCTGGGGCTCGCCACCGTACTGCCCGCCTGGGCGGCAGCGCTCATCGTGGGGGGCGCCATTCTGCTGCTCGCCGGCATTCTCGCCGGAATCGGCATTGCTCAGCTGAAGCGCGGGCTGCCGCCGACGCCGACAGAGACGATGGAAAGCATCGCCGAAGACATTCGTATCGTGCGCGGAGAGTCGAAAGGATCATCGTGAGCGACAACCCCGCCCGCCGAGCCGATGAACTGCGCGCCGAACTTGAGGCGACGCTGAACGAGATCGACAACAGGCTGAACCCGCGCGTCAAAGGAGCCGAGTTCGGCCGCCGAGTGCGATCCGGCTACGAGCGCAATCCCGTGCCGTATCTGATCGGTGCCGCGCTGGCGACCGCGGTCGTCGTTGGTCTGGTCGCGTGGGCTATTGCCGGCGACGACTGAGGCTCCAGCATCCGACCCGCCGATTTGGGTTCCCCGCGAGAGCGGTTCATCATGGTAGGCGATGTCTTCACTTCGCGACGGGACCACCATCGAGCGCACGCCGACCGCTGCGCTGCCCGTCATTAAGCCCCTCCTCGGCTGGCGCGTGCTTGTGCCGCGCGGCGGCAAATGGGGCGACGGCATCGCCGCCCAGCTGCGATCGTTCGGGGCACAACCGGTCATCGCGCCGCTCATCAACTTCGCTCGCCCGGAGGACCCGGCGTTGCTGACCGCCGCGCTGGGTCGCCTGCGCGACGGTCACTACGACTGGTTGCTCGTCACCAGCGCCACCACAGTCGACGTGCTCGTCGGCCACGGCGTTCGTCCGCCCGAGTCGACCCGAATCGCCGCGGTCGGCGAAACCACCGCCCAGGCGCTTCAGCTTGCGGGCTATCGAGTCGACTTCGTGCCGAGCGACCATTCCGCGCGGGGGCTCCTCAAGGAGTGGCCCGGCGGCTCAGGCCTCCGTGCACTCTTGCCCCAGTCCGAGATCGCGGAGCAGGTACTGTTGCAGGGTCTGCTCGAACGCGGCGTCGATGCCGAGTTCGTCGCCGCCTACCGCACGGTCGGCGTGGGCGCTCCGCCCGAGGTCATTGCCGATGTGGCCGGTCGGCGCATCCGCGCGATCCTCGTCAGTTCCGGCAGCGTGGCCCGTCAGATCGCGGCACAGTTCAGCCCGCTGCCGAGCGAGGCTGTTGTTGTCTGCATCGGCCCGCGCACCGCGTTCGACGCGCGCGCCGCCGGTCTCACGGTTCACCGCATCGCGGAAGAGCGCTCGAGTGCATCGCTCGTGCGCGCTCTCGCAGAATTCGCGATCGATCCCCACGATGCGCACCCGCCGATGGTCAGCTAGCGAGCAGCGCGCGTAAGTCAGGGGCCGAGCGTGCGGTGCACGCCCGACCCATGAGGCCGGTGGTGACTCAGCTCGATTCGGCCTTGACCGTCGGCACAGACGCCGTCATAGCGACCGTGTCGTCGAACTCCTCCGTGACGTCCGCGTTGTCGCGGAAGGTCGCGAGGCTGACGGCGACGGAGACGATCAGGTTCATGACGAAACCTGGAATGATCTCGTACAGGGCGAAGCCCGCCGCATCCCAGATGAAGACGGTGGCCGCACCGGCGACCATTCCCGCGAGTGCTCCCCAATTGGTGAGTTTGCGCCAGAACAGCGACAAGAGAATGATGGGGCCAAACGAAGCGCCGAAACCTGCCCACGCAAAGCCGACCAACTCGAGGATCGTGCCACCAGGGTTCATCGCGAGCAGGATTCCGACGCCGGCGACCGCAAGCACGCAGGCCCGACCCATCGTGACGAGGAACGTCTTCGACGGATCCTTTCGTGCCACGACCTTGTAGAGGTCCTCGACGAGCACCGACGAGCAGACGATCAACTGACTTGAAACGGTGCTCATGATCGCTGCGAGAACCGCGGCGAGCACGAGGCCTGCGACCAGCGGGTGGAACAGGGTCTGCGCCAGCAGCAGCATGACGGTCTCGGGGTCGCCGAGCTCGATGCCGCGGCTCGAGACGAACGCGAGGCCGGTCAGCCCACCAGCGATAGCGCCCAGCAGCGACACGATCATCCAGGTCATGCCGATGCGGCGTGCAGGCTTGGCGGAGGCGACGTTCTTCATGGCCATGAAGCGCACGATGATGTGCGGCTGCCCGAAGTAACCGAGGCCCCAGGCGAGGGCTGAGATGACGCTGACCACGGTGGCACCGGTGAGGGCCGCACCACCAAGCAGTGACAGGTGGTCGGGCGCGACGGTGCCCAGCTCCTCGAAAGTCGGACCCAAACCACCGATGGCGACCACCGCCGCCACGGGCAGGATCAGCAGCGCCAGCATCATGAGCGTGCCCTGTACGACGTCGGTGAGCGAGGCGCCGAGAAAGCCGCCAAACAGTGTGTAGACGAGCGTGACGCCCGCGACAATCAGCATGCCTGTGAGGTAGGTCGAGCCGAAGGACTGCTCGAAGAACACGCCACCCGCCACCATCATCGAGGCCACGTAGAAGGTGAAGAAGACGAGGATCACGAGACCCGAGGCGATGCGCAGCACGCGGCTCGTATCGCGCAGGCGATTCTCGAAGAAGCTCGGCACCGTGATCGAGTTACGCGAGCGTTCGGTGTACGCCCTCAGGCGCGGAGCGACGAACTTCCAGTTGAGGTAGGCGCCGATGGTGAGGCCGACCGCGATCCAGCCTTCGATCAAACCGGAGACGTAAATCGCGCCCGGTAGGCCGAGCATGATCCAGCCCGACATATCTGAGGCTCCGGCACTCAAAGCGGCCACCCACGGCGGAAGCTTGCGCCCCGCCAGCATGTAATCCTCGTGCGATTCGGTTCTCTTGTAGGCGTATAAACCGATCGCAATCATGGCCGCGAAGTACAAAACGATCGCGCCAATCTGAAAAATCTCGTCGGACATGCCGGTTCTCCTCAGTCGATTTCACCCGCGAGGATGCGCGGTAACCGTCAATCAGTCTACCTGAGAGAATCGTAAGAAATTGAGTTACTATCAATTTCAGGCGGGCGCCGCCTCGCAGGCACCCACACGCTGGGTATTCAGCCGAAAAGCAGTGCGGCCTCGTCGTAGCGCTCCTGCGGCACGGTCTTGAGCGAGCCGAGGGCAGCCTCGAACGGAACGAAGACGATGTCAGTGCCGCGCAGGGCGACCATCTGGCCCCACCGGTGCCCGTTGACGGCGCGCACCGCGGCCATGCCGAGCCGGGTCGCGAGCACGCGGTCGTACGCACTCGGGGTGCCGCCGCGCTGAATGTGGCCGAGCGTCGTCGCGCGCGTCTCGATGCCCGTGCGGGCCTCGATCAGCGGGGCGAGGCGCTCGCCGATACCGCCGAGGCGGGGCCGGCCGAACGCGTCGAGGCCGCGGTCGTTGTGCGGTTCGTCGTCACCCTCGAGGGTGAAGCCCTCGGCGACGACCACGAGCGGGGCGCGGCCGCGGTTGTAGGCGCTTTGCACCCACTCGGTCAGCTGGTCCATCGAGGTGCGCTGCTCGGGAATCAGAATCGCGTGCGCGCCGGCGGCCATGCCCGAGTGCAGGGCGATCCAGCCGACGTGCCGACCCATGACCTCGGCGACCATGCAGCGGTTGTGGGCGTCGCCCGTCGTGCGCAGGCGGTCCATCGCCTCCGTCGCGATGCCGACGGCCGTGTCGAAGCCGAACGTGTAGTCCGTCGCGTCCAAGTCATTGTCGACGGTCTTCGGAACGCCGACGATGCGCACGCCCGCGTCCGTCAGACGCTTGGCCGCGGCCAGCGTGCCCTCACCGCCAATAGCGATGAGAGCATCCAGGCCGTTGACGTCCATGACTTCGTTGATGCGGTCGACGCCGCCGCGCCCCTCGAAGGGGTTCGTGCGGCTGGTACCGAGGATGGTGCCGCCCTGCTTCGAGATGCCCTTCACCTCGTGCCGACCGAGGGTCATCGTGTCGTTCTCGACGAGACCCTTCCAGCCGTCACGGAACCCCACGTACTCGTGCTCGTGCACGGTCGTGCCGGTCAGCACCGCTCCGCGGATGACGGCGTTTAGCCCCGGGGCGTCGCCGCCGGAGGTCAGCATTCCGATACGCATGACTCCATCTAAGCGGGTGCGGGTTACCGACGCGAAAACGACGGATGCACCTGCCCGCTCGTTCGCCACCGAACGGAATCGGGGCCCACATCCTCTACCCCTCGCGACGACTCCTCAGTAAGGTTGCGGTCGAGCACCGCCCCGGTGGTCGACCACCATTCCCATCAGGAGCCCCCATGACCGACGCACCCCCTCCCGCCTACTCGCAGCCCGCGCAGCCGGCCGTGAACCCCGGCCAGACGCTCGGCATCGTCGCGCTGATTCTTGCTTTCGTCGCCCCGCTCGTCGGGCTCATTCTTGGCGTCGTTGCCCTCAACCAATCAAAGAAGGTTGGCATGAAGAACGGTCTCGCCGTCGCTTCGATTTGGCTGGGCGCGATCTTCACGGTCTTCTGGACGATCTTGACGATTGTCGCCATAGTGTTGCCGATCCTGTTCGTTGGCTCGATCGAAGGTGTGACGACCTTCGCTCCCTGAGCGCGCTGAGCGCGCTGATCGCGCTGAGTTCAGCGTGAGATCGTGGCGGTCGTGATGACCGCACCCGCCACCGGCGACCGCGCCGAGCTCATCGACCCCGAGGGGCCGTTCGAGCTCGGCGCGGTGCTGTTTCCGCTCAGGCGCGGCACCGGCGACCCGACCCAGCACTGGGAGGGCGAGCGCGGCGGCTCCGGCCCCGTCTGGCGCGGTCAGCTGACGCCCGACGGCCCGGCCACGATTCGGATGCACGCCCTCGGCCCCAGCGCCTCCGGCGGCATCGACGTTCGCGCCTGGGGCCCCGGCGCCGACTGGTCGCTCACCCACGCGCGCGAGCTGCTCGGCCTCGACGACGACGGCTGGCCCGCGTTCGACGCGCTGCTGGCCGGGCTCGCCGCCGACGGCGACCCGGCGGCCGCGGCGCTGCAGCGCTTGCGGCGACGGCGGCCCGGGCTGCGGCTGTTGCGCACGGGTCTCGTGCTCGAGTCCGCCGTTGCGGCCGTGCTCGAGCAGAAAGTCACCGGGGTCGAGGCGCGGCGCAGCTGGCTGCAGCTGATCCGCGCACACGGCGCGGAGGCGCCGGGGCCCGCGCCAGACGGGATGCGCATCCTGCCGACGGCGGAGGCGTGGCGGCGCATCCCCGACCACGAGTGGCACCGGGCCGGCACGACCCCCGCCCGCCGCGACACGATTCGCCGGGTCGCCGCCGTCGCCCCCGCCCTGCAGCGCACGATCGCGGTCGGCCGCCATGCCGGGGCAGACGAGCGGCTCGCTGCGGGGTTTCGGTCGATTCCGGGCCTCGGCGGGTGGACGCTCGCCGAGATCATGCAGCGCGCCCACGGCGACCCCGACACCGTGAGCGCCGGTGACTACCACCTCGCCCACGGCGTGACCCACTGGTTCACGGGGGAGCGCGGCGACGACGCCGAGATGATGCGGCTCCTCGAGCCGTACCGTGGTCACCGGCAGCGCGTTGTGCGATTCATCGAAGGAAGCGGCGTTGAGACGCCGCGGTACGGTGCCCGAATCACCATCGAAGACCATCGCGATCGCTGACGCGGCTAGCGTCGCCCGCGTGAACATGTTCTTCCGCCTCGTCTGGCTGAGCATCCGCGCCCGATTCGGCGAGCGCATCCAGCCGACCGACGTCGCCCGCACCACCTTCCGCGTCTGGCCCACCGACCTCGACGTGCTCATGCACATGAACAACGGCGTGTACCTGTCGATCATGGACCTCGGGCGCATCGACCTCATGGCGCGCTCGGGCGCGTGGCCGCGGCTGCAGAAGCTCGGCTACTACCCGGTCGTCGTCTCGTCGACGATCACCTACCGGCGCTCGCTCGAGCCGTGGCAGAAGTTCATCGTCGAGTCGGCCATCATCGGCCTCGACGACAAGGCTGGCTACGTCGAGCAGCGCTTCGTGCGCGACGGCGAGGTCTACGCCCGCGCGATCGTGAAGGCGCGCTTCCTGAAGAAGTCGGGTGGCACCGTGCCCATGGACGAGCTCGCCGAACTGTTCGGCCTCGACCCGGCCGACCACCCGCTGCCCGAGTGGGTGCACGAGTGGAGCACGCGCGCAGCGCTGCCCACCCGCCGCGAGCCCGCGCCCAGCACCTGGGAAATCTGAGCGATCGCACCGGTGCCTGGGCGGCGCGGCGGCGGTAATCTCTGGCGTGTGAGCACCGACGACCGCCGCCCGCACTCCGTCTACTCGGTGGGGGAGGACCCCGACCCGCAGGTGTCGCTCGCCAATGAGCGCACCGCCCTGTCGTGGATGCGCACCTCCCTCGCCCTCGTCGCCGCCGGCGTCGCGCTCGCGACGCTGGTGAGTTTCGGCGAGCTTCCCGCGCTGCTCTTGATCATCGCCGCCGTGTCGAGCCTCGCCGGCGCCGTGCTCGCGGGTTGGTCGCTTGCCCACTGGCGCGCTGGCGAGCGGGCCCTGCGCCTCGGCCGACCCATCCCGAAGCCGTCCGCATTGCCGTGGTTGACCGCCGGCACGGTCGCCGTGGCGCTCCTGCTCGCCGCCTTCGTCGCGTTTGAGGCGATCGAACGGGCGGGATGATCGTGGTCACGGACGCGGCGCACGATTCCGTCAACGACGACCGAGACCGCTCGAGCCTCGCCTGGCAGCGAACGATGGCGCAGGCGGCGCTCGTCGTGCTGTTCGCGGCGGTCACGAGCATCCGTGTCGGCGAACCGCTCGTGACGATCGGCGCGGCGATCCTCGCCGTCGCGGCGTTCGGTCTCGCCGCCGTCGCCCCCAGCGCCGGACGGCGCGCGGCTGCGTGGCCGCTCATGCGAACGGCGGCGACCATCACGATCATCGCGGGCCTGCTGGGAGCGGCGCTTCCGGTCGCTTTGCTCGTCACCGCGTAGCCGTCACCGCGGCGCGGGCGATCAGTCGCCGGCGAGTACCCGCTTCATGAGGCGATCCATGGCTCGGTCGCTGAGCAGACGCCGCGCTCCCACGATCGTCTTGGCCGATGCGGGAACCGCTTCGCGGGTCTTCGGTGTGCGGGCTGTCGCCGCCCGCACGATCGCCTCCGCGACCTGCTCCGGAGTACCGGCGCTTCGGCCGCCGTCGATCTTCTCGTAGGTCGCGCGCATGCGACGCGCGATATCCGCGTACGGGCCCTTGCCCGACACGGTCACCATGCTGTCGCGCGCGATGGTGTTCCATTCGGTGCGGATGGGACCCGGCTGAATGATCGTGACGTCGATACCGAACGGCGCGACCTCGAGGCGCAGCGAGTCGCTCATACCCTCGACGGCGAACTTCGTCGCGTGGTACCAGGCGCCGAGCGGCTCGTAGATCCGACCGCCGATCGAGGACACGTTGATGATGCGACCGCTCCTGCGCTCCCGCATGGCGGGTAGCACGAGTTGTGTGAGGCGTGCGAGGCCGAAGACGTTGACCTCGAACTGGCGGCGCGCCTCCTCAAGGGGCACTTCCTCGACCGAGCCGTACGAGCCATACCCGGCATTGTTGACGAGCACGTCGATTCGATTGCGTTCCTGAAGGATCTGGGCGACAGCATCCGTCATGCTCGCGTCGTCGGTGACGTCGAGAGACAGCGTGTGGGCGCCGCGTTGCTCGATGCCGGACATGCGCTCGATGCGGCGGGCTCCCGCGTAGACGATGAATCCCTGTGCCAGCAGGCGTTCGACGGTCGCCTCACCGATTCCCGACGACGCTCCGGTCACGAGCGCGACGCGGGCGTTCTGGGCGCTCATCATGCGCCGCTCCGTTCGTCGAGCACCGCCATGGCGGCGTTGTGGCCGCCGATCGCGCTCACGGCGCCGCCGCGCCGCGCCCCCGAACCGCACAGGTACACTCCGTCGACGCCGGTCGCGACGCCCCAGCGCTCGGCCGGGGTCGACGCTACGGTCGCATGGTCATCGTCGAGCCACGGCCAGGCGAGGTCGCCGTGGAAGATGTTGCCGCCCGGAAGGCGCAGCGCCTCTTCGAGGTCGCGCGTGGTCTTCGTCTCCACGCAGGCGGCTCCGTCGGCGTCG
The sequence above is a segment of the Microcella alkaliphila genome. Coding sequences within it:
- a CDS encoding phage holin family protein; translated protein: MTDPLSTPPVPPREARRSIGALLADLPRIVTELIQAEIASLKAEVSSKLKSAGIGAGLLVGAGVFAFFATLVLLAAAVLGLATVLPAWAAALIVGGAILLLAGILAGIGIAQLKRGLPPTPTETMESIAEDIRIVRGESKGSS
- a CDS encoding uroporphyrinogen-III synthase, with protein sequence MSSLRDGTTIERTPTAALPVIKPLLGWRVLVPRGGKWGDGIAAQLRSFGAQPVIAPLINFARPEDPALLTAALGRLRDGHYDWLLVTSATTVDVLVGHGVRPPESTRIAAVGETTAQALQLAGYRVDFVPSDHSARGLLKEWPGGSGLRALLPQSEIAEQVLLQGLLERGVDAEFVAAYRTVGVGAPPEVIADVAGRRIRAILVSSGSVARQIAAQFSPLPSEAVVVCIGPRTAFDARAAGLTVHRIAEERSSASLVRALAEFAIDPHDAHPPMVS
- the putP gene encoding sodium/proline symporter PutP, which translates into the protein MSDEIFQIGAIVLYFAAMIAIGLYAYKRTESHEDYMLAGRKLPPWVAALSAGASDMSGWIMLGLPGAIYVSGLIEGWIAVGLTIGAYLNWKFVAPRLRAYTERSRNSITVPSFFENRLRDTSRVLRIASGLVILVFFTFYVASMMVAGGVFFEQSFGSTYLTGMLIVAGVTLVYTLFGGFLGASLTDVVQGTLMMLALLILPVAAVVAIGGLGPTFEELGTVAPDHLSLLGGAALTGATVVSVISALAWGLGYFGQPHIIVRFMAMKNVASAKPARRIGMTWMIVSLLGAIAGGLTGLAFVSSRGIELGDPETVMLLLAQTLFHPLVAGLVLAAVLAAIMSTVSSQLIVCSSVLVEDLYKVVARKDPSKTFLVTMGRACVLAVAGVGILLAMNPGGTILELVGFAWAGFGASFGPIILLSLFWRKLTNWGALAGMVAGAATVFIWDAAGFALYEIIPGFVMNLIVSVAVSLATFRDNADVTEEFDDTVAMTASVPTVKAESS
- a CDS encoding 6-phosphofructokinase produces the protein MRIGMLTSGGDAPGLNAVIRGAVLTGTTVHEHEYVGFRDGWKGLVENDTMTLGRHEVKGISKQGGTILGTSRTNPFEGRGGVDRINEVMDVNGLDALIAIGGEGTLAAAKRLTDAGVRIVGVPKTVDNDLDATDYTFGFDTAVGIATEAMDRLRTTGDAHNRCMVAEVMGRHVGWIALHSGMAAGAHAILIPEQRTSMDQLTEWVQSAYNRGRAPLVVVAEGFTLEGDDEPHNDRGLDAFGRPRLGGIGERLAPLIEARTGIETRATTLGHIQRGGTPSAYDRVLATRLGMAAVRAVNGHRWGQMVALRGTDIVFVPFEAALGSLKTVPQERYDEAALLFG
- a CDS encoding DUF4190 domain-containing protein codes for the protein MTDAPPPAYSQPAQPAVNPGQTLGIVALILAFVAPLVGLILGVVALNQSKKVGMKNGLAVASIWLGAIFTVFWTILTIVAIVLPILFVGSIEGVTTFAP
- a CDS encoding DNA-3-methyladenine glycosylase family protein — protein: MTAPATGDRAELIDPEGPFELGAVLFPLRRGTGDPTQHWEGERGGSGPVWRGQLTPDGPATIRMHALGPSASGGIDVRAWGPGADWSLTHARELLGLDDDGWPAFDALLAGLAADGDPAAAALQRLRRRRPGLRLLRTGLVLESAVAAVLEQKVTGVEARRSWLQLIRAHGAEAPGPAPDGMRILPTAEAWRRIPDHEWHRAGTTPARRDTIRRVAAVAPALQRTIAVGRHAGADERLAAGFRSIPGLGGWTLAEIMQRAHGDPDTVSAGDYHLAHGVTHWFTGERGDDAEMMRLLEPYRGHRQRVVRFIEGSGVETPRYGARITIEDHRDR
- a CDS encoding acyl-CoA thioesterase; the protein is MFFRLVWLSIRARFGERIQPTDVARTTFRVWPTDLDVLMHMNNGVYLSIMDLGRIDLMARSGAWPRLQKLGYYPVVVSSTITYRRSLEPWQKFIVESAIIGLDDKAGYVEQRFVRDGEVYARAIVKARFLKKSGGTVPMDELAELFGLDPADHPLPEWVHEWSTRAALPTRREPAPSTWEI
- a CDS encoding YidH family protein, which codes for MSTDDRRPHSVYSVGEDPDPQVSLANERTALSWMRTSLALVAAGVALATLVSFGELPALLLIIAAVSSLAGAVLAGWSLAHWRAGERALRLGRPIPKPSALPWLTAGTVAVALLLAAFVAFEAIERAG
- a CDS encoding oxidoreductase, with protein sequence MSAQNARVALVTGASSGIGEATVERLLAQGFIVYAGARRIERMSGIEQRGAHTLSLDVTDDASMTDAVAQILQERNRIDVLVNNAGYGSYGSVEEVPLEEARRQFEVNVFGLARLTQLVLPAMRERRSGRIINVSSIGGRIYEPLGAWYHATKFAVEGMSDSLRLEVAPFGIDVTIIQPGPIRTEWNTIARDSMVTVSGKGPYADIARRMRATYEKIDGGRSAGTPEQVAEAIVRAATARTPKTREAVPASAKTIVGARRLLSDRAMDRLMKRVLAGD